A genomic segment from Chitinophaga flava encodes:
- a CDS encoding RHS repeat domain-containing protein, producing MTSLISKHIKNRTIPVAACMLMSMAAAAQTVSSGSLITLPTSGSSLTIPAGQVANYKSAIGIEMNPEVTIEQGAEVTFEVGSVTVNGPGNWRLTRAFGLNNAVGAEVRSFYDDRGVMLQYQKRDMVSGNVLASQIIYDYLGRPVLTTLMAPTLKNTLEYQSDFVQNAAGTPYTAANFDLAKMNTPDALGNTNPGTLGWYYSNNNSQEPYVGATGYPYTMTDYYNDGSNEIRKSGGIGEQLKMGSGHEARTFNSRVVNELDHYLAVRNKFFATTQMGELPGALGYPATISYNKNKNGQETVVISDGSGHVLMSAQPGTGLTVNNYYGFDSPNYFFRIFTPTVIDYGGTYQFTVYDMNTEQPVSLSPNGTLPAGYYKMVKGAFTGSNNMGLAPYIRYATSFSKINYSFYNQHGQLVAFIPVEGVNKLLGTGINNYANKSDIPYISTREYNQAGLLSAVTDKESGRIEFTYRKDGNIRFSQNAQQRASGKYSYINYDKVARNIESGEFTPSAGGISFSPTGMSNLESTATDGGLGAGTKSDWTRRTYDVAVATGVAGYTQDDYTLARGISYSENSSGSKTWYNYNDQETVVWMVQYIPGLGYKTIDYTYDEMGNLTKRVFQKNTPAETFAQFFDYDQNLRLKAVYAATSDNAAAKTLQAKYIYYLHGPLKRVELGSNVQGIDFSYTAAGSLKAINNANRDQDPGKDGITGTNAGFAKDAFGMNIDYYNQDYSRNNSNIGNIPVDNGLAPDQFGGNIKSLNWHSRKPASVIAVLGAGIENPSMYAYSYDNQSQLTSATWGTPVFGASPSFTASTAFAEKVPGYDNNGNITSLQRTDGTGNSGDNLIYSYIPNTNQVQSISNNGASYRNYTYDVLGRLTSESVNGGPTRYIKYNIAGRVLGVYGDAAFTQPKVTFTYNEQGQRIAKNDAINNTTTYYVNDGSGNNIATYIQSATGAPALAELPLLAGSRFGLFRKASGIYEYELTDHLGNVRAVIDGNKTIKQYGDYYPFGSIARNGGSSDYRYGYQGQNSEADPETGWQSFSLRMYDSKTGRWLSPDPKRQYASPYLGMGNNPVNGVDKDGGAFWNFWEKANVRQAREFAQRTNSTFDKWKGQDKKTWASAQAWVPELEGQFAVVFAPGSNHYDWLRAVGVPVYTAELMTKSGFQYVRELAVIGDAWARGSGEYYRDGQAPDIMKALLGANPLFGIPNNITGMHISADHTDFMGNKYEKTSDYVWGWIGVASGIGSSTATELIGYGAKGLGYASQAAKLAAVSDKLLKYDITVTIGLGLKDAFYPSIQEYIDRPPATPSPIYQPGN from the coding sequence ATGACTAGTCTGATTAGTAAACATATTAAAAACCGAACAATACCAGTGGCTGCCTGCATGCTAATGAGCATGGCAGCTGCTGCTCAAACGGTTTCAAGTGGCTCCCTCATCACATTGCCAACCAGTGGTAGCAGTCTTACCATCCCCGCGGGTCAGGTAGCGAACTATAAAAGCGCGATTGGCATTGAAATGAACCCGGAGGTGACAATTGAACAGGGGGCAGAGGTCACTTTTGAAGTGGGTAGCGTTACTGTAAATGGTCCCGGAAACTGGCGCCTGACCAGGGCCTTTGGACTCAATAACGCTGTGGGCGCAGAAGTAAGGTCATTTTATGACGACCGGGGAGTAATGTTACAATACCAGAAACGTGATATGGTAAGCGGCAATGTACTGGCCAGCCAGATAATTTATGATTATCTGGGCAGACCAGTACTCACCACCCTGATGGCTCCCACGTTGAAGAATACACTGGAATACCAAAGTGACTTTGTACAAAATGCAGCCGGCACTCCGTATACAGCCGCCAATTTCGATCTCGCCAAAATGAATACACCGGATGCGCTGGGCAATACAAATCCAGGTACCCTTGGATGGTATTACAGTAACAATAACTCACAGGAACCTTATGTGGGAGCTACCGGGTACCCCTATACGATGACCGACTATTACAATGATGGAAGTAATGAAATACGAAAAAGCGGTGGTATCGGTGAACAGTTAAAAATGGGCAGTGGTCATGAAGCCAGAACTTTTAACTCAAGGGTGGTAAATGAACTAGACCACTACCTTGCAGTAAGAAATAAGTTTTTTGCCACCACCCAAATGGGAGAGTTGCCAGGAGCACTGGGATATCCGGCAACTATCAGTTATAATAAGAATAAAAACGGACAGGAAACAGTGGTGATATCAGATGGTAGCGGACATGTGCTGATGAGTGCACAACCAGGAACCGGACTCACTGTTAACAATTACTATGGATTCGATAGTCCCAACTATTTCTTCCGGATTTTCACGCCTACTGTTATCGATTATGGAGGGACCTATCAGTTCACCGTCTATGATATGAATACAGAGCAGCCTGTGAGTTTATCTCCCAACGGGACTTTACCTGCCGGCTATTATAAAATGGTTAAAGGAGCATTCACGGGTAGCAATAACATGGGATTAGCACCTTACATCCGTTACGCTACCAGCTTTAGCAAAATCAATTATAGTTTTTATAATCAGCATGGTCAACTGGTTGCATTTATACCTGTAGAAGGGGTAAATAAACTACTGGGCACTGGTATAAACAACTATGCCAACAAGTCTGACATTCCCTACATTTCAACCAGAGAATATAATCAGGCTGGGTTGCTGAGCGCAGTGACAGACAAAGAAAGCGGACGCATTGAATTTACCTATCGTAAGGATGGCAACATTCGTTTTTCGCAAAATGCGCAACAGCGTGCATCTGGTAAATATTCCTATATTAATTACGATAAGGTAGCTCGTAATATTGAAAGTGGCGAATTTACTCCATCTGCCGGAGGCATTTCATTTAGCCCTACCGGCATGTCCAATCTGGAAAGCACAGCTACAGATGGGGGACTGGGTGCTGGCACAAAATCAGACTGGACCCGCAGGACATACGATGTGGCAGTGGCTACGGGTGTTGCAGGGTATACACAGGATGATTATACTTTAGCCAGAGGTATATCATATTCTGAGAACAGCTCAGGTTCCAAAACATGGTATAATTATAATGATCAGGAAACGGTTGTCTGGATGGTACAGTATATCCCAGGCCTGGGGTATAAAACGATCGATTATACCTACGACGAAATGGGAAATCTGACTAAAAGGGTTTTCCAGAAAAATACACCGGCAGAAACCTTTGCACAATTCTTTGACTACGATCAGAATTTACGCCTGAAAGCTGTGTATGCTGCTACTTCTGATAATGCTGCTGCTAAAACCCTTCAGGCTAAATACATTTATTATCTCCATGGTCCGCTCAAGCGTGTGGAACTGGGAAGTAATGTCCAGGGCATCGATTTTAGCTATACAGCTGCAGGATCTCTGAAAGCGATCAACAACGCCAACCGGGACCAGGATCCGGGCAAGGATGGTATTACCGGTACCAATGCAGGTTTTGCAAAGGATGCTTTTGGGATGAATATAGATTATTACAATCAGGATTACTCCAGGAATAACAGCAACATTGGAAACATCCCTGTGGATAACGGTCTGGCGCCAGATCAATTTGGTGGTAATATCAAGTCTCTCAACTGGCACTCCCGTAAACCAGCCAGTGTAATAGCTGTTCTGGGTGCTGGCATTGAAAACCCCAGCATGTATGCCTATAGTTATGATAACCAGAGCCAGTTGACCAGCGCTACCTGGGGAACACCTGTTTTTGGTGCTTCTCCCTCTTTTACCGCAAGTACAGCTTTTGCTGAAAAAGTGCCCGGTTATGATAACAACGGCAATATCACCAGTTTACAACGTACAGATGGTACAGGGAATAGCGGAGATAATCTTATTTACTCCTATATCCCCAATACCAACCAGGTACAGAGTATTAGCAACAATGGTGCTTCATACCGGAACTATACCTATGATGTTTTGGGACGTTTAACTTCCGAATCAGTAAACGGCGGACCAACAAGATATATCAAGTATAATATAGCGGGTCGGGTACTGGGAGTATATGGAGATGCCGCATTTACACAGCCCAAAGTAACCTTTACTTATAATGAACAGGGGCAACGGATTGCAAAAAATGATGCGATCAATAATACCACCACCTATTATGTTAATGATGGTTCCGGTAATAATATTGCTACTTACATCCAGTCTGCCACAGGCGCTCCTGCACTGGCTGAGCTTCCACTGTTAGCGGGCAGCCGTTTTGGTCTGTTCAGAAAAGCAAGTGGGATATATGAATATGAATTGACAGATCACCTGGGCAACGTCAGAGCTGTAATTGATGGTAATAAAACCATTAAACAATATGGTGATTATTATCCATTTGGAAGCATTGCCAGAAATGGAGGCTCCAGCGATTACCGTTATGGATACCAGGGACAGAACAGTGAAGCCGATCCTGAAACCGGATGGCAGTCATTCAGTCTCCGTATGTATGATAGTAAAACAGGACGTTGGTTGTCACCTGATCCTAAAAGGCAATATGCATCTCCGTATTTAGGTATGGGAAATAATCCGGTAAACGGGGTAGACAAAGATGGTGGTGCTTTCTGGAATTTTTGGGAAAAAGCTAACGTAAGGCAAGCCAGAGAATTTGCCCAAAGGACTAATTCAACCTTTGACAAATGGAAAGGACAGGATAAAAAAACATGGGCTTCTGCACAGGCATGGGTCCCTGAACTGGAGGGACAATTTGCCGTCGTGTTTGCTCCGGGGTCTAACCACTATGATTGGCTTAGAGCTGTTGGCGTACCGGTTTATACCGCTGAGCTGATGACCAAAAGTGGCTTTCAATATGTCAGAGAACTGGCAGTGATAGGGGATGCCTGGGCACGTGGAAGCGGCGAATACTACAGAGACGGACAAGCTCCGGATATAATGAAAGCATTATTGGGCGCCAATCCCTTGTTCGGGATTCCCAATAATATCACCGGTATGCATATTTCTGCTGACCATACAGATTTCATGGGAAATAAGTACGAAAAAACATCTGATTATGTTTGGGGTTGGATTGGAGTAGCTTCCGGTATAGGGTCTTCAACAGCAACAGAATTGATTGGTTATGGTGCTAAGGGCTTAGGTTACGCGTCACAAGCAGCAAAGCTGGCGGCTGTTAGCGACAAATTGCTTAAATATGATATAACAGTAACTATTGGATTAGGACTGAAAGATGCCTTTTATCCCTCTATCCAGGAATACATAGACCGACCACCTGCTACACCTTCGCCAATATATCAACCTGGAAATTAA
- a CDS encoding serine hydrolase domain-containing protein, with product MKKVFIVLACFLFISETYAQEASQQQYDTLKDSIVAQFSRSDYHAIYSLMDPSYFKIEEPAFVSFLKNIKSNSGEIVQTKFLADSVFEGSNSGRARYYLAEFQLRSLLMVLEATPHGKISLFALIHYEYPPITATADIPSSNPLSSPLDRMVDSAAREYFQHQYATGLSIGIIKNGQRYVYHYGTTSKAKPQLPANKTLYEIGSITKTFTGTILAHAVLENKVRLSDDIRKYLDGSFPNLEYNGHPITLKDLANHTSRIPTVPDDLFSQRGVNLLAPWNDYNEKMFWEALHRVKPDTISGYKFQYSNLGMSLLGHILARVYKQPYEKLVEKYITQPMKMGGTTVLPLKDKNELLALKYSSNGYLLPYWHQQAFLPAGIGMVSNIDDMLNYLSYQIADSDPTIQLTHQPTSENVGLSWGIGNPGTPYKLYEHSGGTYGFTTIIRAFPEAKAGIVILTNTDVDIMQLTRRISRYIIN from the coding sequence ATGAAAAAAGTATTCATTGTATTAGCCTGCTTCCTTTTCATATCGGAAACATATGCCCAGGAGGCTAGCCAACAACAATATGATACTTTGAAAGACTCCATCGTAGCGCAATTCAGCCGTAGTGACTACCATGCCATATATTCCCTGATGGACCCTTCTTATTTTAAAATTGAAGAGCCGGCATTTGTTTCTTTTTTAAAAAATATCAAATCCAACAGTGGGGAAATTGTACAGACGAAGTTCCTGGCAGACTCTGTCTTCGAGGGTAGCAACTCCGGAAGAGCCAGATATTATCTCGCCGAATTTCAACTCAGATCACTGTTAATGGTGCTTGAAGCCACGCCTCATGGTAAGATCAGCCTCTTTGCCCTGATTCACTATGAATATCCTCCAATAACAGCCACCGCTGATATACCTTCCAGCAACCCGCTCAGCAGCCCGCTGGACCGCATGGTAGACAGCGCAGCCAGAGAATATTTTCAGCATCAGTACGCAACAGGACTTTCTATCGGAATCATTAAAAACGGGCAACGGTATGTTTATCATTACGGTACAACATCGAAGGCAAAACCACAACTGCCGGCCAATAAAACACTATATGAAATAGGCTCCATTACCAAAACATTTACAGGCACCATCCTCGCACATGCCGTGCTGGAAAACAAAGTGCGTTTATCCGACGATATCCGGAAATATTTAGATGGTTCCTTTCCCAATCTGGAATACAACGGACATCCGATCACGCTGAAAGACCTGGCCAATCACACCTCCCGCATTCCAACCGTTCCGGATGACCTGTTTTCACAAAGGGGTGTTAACCTTCTCGCACCATGGAATGATTACAATGAAAAAATGTTCTGGGAAGCATTGCATCGGGTAAAACCAGATACCATCTCAGGATATAAATTTCAATATTCTAACCTCGGCATGTCTTTACTGGGGCACATTTTAGCCAGGGTTTACAAACAACCCTACGAGAAACTGGTAGAAAAATATATTACCCAACCCATGAAAATGGGTGGCACCACTGTACTACCCCTGAAAGATAAAAACGAGCTCCTGGCTTTAAAGTATAGCTCCAATGGTTATCTTCTTCCTTACTGGCACCAGCAGGCCTTTCTGCCTGCCGGAATCGGTATGGTTTCCAATATAGACGATATGCTTAATTACCTGAGCTATCAGATTGCAGACAGCGACCCTACCATACAGCTGACGCACCAACCTACCTCCGAAAATGTCGGGCTGTCCTGGGGAATAGGCAATCCCGGAACTCCCTACAAACTATATGAACATAGTGGCGGCACCTATGGCTTTACCACTATTATCAGAGCTTTCCCGGAAGCAAAGGCTGGTATCGTCATCTTAACGAATACTGATGTAGATATCATGCAACTTACACGTCGCATTTCACGGTATATTATCAATTAA